A genomic segment from Nicotiana sylvestris chromosome 1, ASM39365v2, whole genome shotgun sequence encodes:
- the LOC104245735 gene encoding putative recombination initiation defects 3, which produces MKLKINKASDLSSISVLPPHARRPSAVPSAAESSVFGKSQASQVRSQQQSQQSFSQIRSQQQSQQSFSQGFSSQQPMYSQLSQSSLDEFAPNEQRLGSQERENSAKRMNCLPQISYTREESQMQLSKPSGNYMRKWSVPENKSQITEELEHKIGIVETSLSRLGMILDSVQSDIMQVNRGTKEILMEMESLRPKLAAHDELLQLMNKGREDLKASMEETFKSMFEELRENKYQENIRDLSSLVRAMPNKLEMCILQLQTDLSKNLAKEIQTASLRPDCPGQKHETVLAVQPKGINDCFPLPEVKFLKNSTMNIKDQKTTMSTKTETGGWKTVKHDQTCVKQKISSRSHKQNKAFRQEREFGVTIESDEDIDTGFSCLLEENGSGAGICPIEDAKEESARILRKARRRKRKHLNTIIID; this is translated from the exons ATGAAGTTGAAGATTAACAAAGCCTCCGATCTCAGCTCCATCTCTGTTCTTCCTCCTCATGCAAG GAGGCCAAGTGCGGTACCAAGTGCAGCAGAGTCTTCCGTCTTCGGGAAAAGCCAAGCGTCACAAGTTCGATCACAGCAGCAATCACAACAATCCTTCTCACAGATTCGGTCACAGCAGCAATCACAACAATCCTTCTCACAGGGATTTTCATCTCAGCAACCGATGTACTCTCAGCTATCGCAGAGCTCTCTGGATGAATTTGCCCCTAATGAGCAA AGATTGGGTTCTCAAGAAAGAGAAAATTCAGCAAAGAGGATGAACTGTTTGCCTCAAATCAGCTACACACGAGAAGAGAGTCAAATGCAGCTATCTAAACCTTCAGGCAATTATATGCGCAAGTGGTCAGTTCCTGAAAACAAAT CCCAGATTACTGAAGAACTTGAACACAAAATTGGAATTGTAGAGACTTCATTAAGCAGGCTAGGAATGATCTTAGATTCTGTTCAGAGTGATATTATGCAAGTTAACCGGGGAACGAAAGAGATATTGATGGAGA TGGAAAGCTTACGGCCGAAGTTAGCAGCTCATGATGAACTGTTGCAATTAATG AACAAGGGGAGGGAAGATCTGAAAGCTAGCATGGAAGAGACCTTCAAATCCATGTTTGAAGAGCTGAGGGAGAATAAATATCAAGAGAACATCCGGGATCTTTCATCACTGGTTAGAGCTATGCCCAACAAACTGGAGATGTGCATTTTGCAACTGCAAACGGACTTGAGCAAGAACTTGGCTAAAGAGATTCAG ACAGCTTCCCTCCGCCCAGATTGTCCCGGACAAAAACATGAAACTGTTCTGGCCGTTCAACCGAAA GGTATCAATGATTGTTTCCCTCTCCCTGAAGTGAAGTTTCTCAAGAA TTCAACAATGAATATCAAAGATCAGAAAACAACTATGTCGACGAAGACTGAAACAGGAGGCTGGAAAACAGTGAAACATGACCAAACTTGTGTGAAGCAGAAAATTTCCAGCAGAAGTCACAAACAGAATAAAGCATTTCGACAG GAAAGGGAATTTGGAGTTACCATTGAATCTGATGAGGATATTGACACAGGCTTTTCCTGCTTGCTTGAAGAAAACGGATCAG GCGCAGGAATTTGTCCAATAGAGGATGCAAAGGAAGAGAGTGCACGCATATTAAGGAAAGCAAGGAGGCGAAAGAGAAAGCATCTTAACACTATCATTATAGATTGA